In Paraburkholderia terrae, the DNA window ATCAGCGCGTCGGCGGCGGGCGAGGCGACTTCCGTGCTCGAAGCCGGTGTCACCGCGGCGGCCGCGCTCGCGGTTTGCGCAGGCGTTGCCGCCTGCATTTCCGCGCGCTCGGCCTGCACAATCTTTCCTTCTCGTGGGCCCCGGTTGATCGCGACGAGCGTGGGCGATGCGTCGAAACCGACGGGATCGATACGCACCTCACCGCGTGCCCACGCAGGCCATGGCGCCGAGTAGCGCACCTTGCGGAACTGGCCGGGTGACAGATGCAGCGCGTCGGACACGTCGGGCTCGCGCGTGAGTTCGAGTGGTTGCGGCGCGATGTCGCCGTTGGTGAGCGTGACGCGGATCGTCGCGGGCAAGGTCAGGTCGAGCGGCGCGTTGTCGTCGGCGGAGTAGAGAAGCGTGATCGACAGCGGTTCGTCGAACGCGGCTTCACGCAGCGGCGCGAGCATCGACGTCGTCGCGTGTACGCATGGGGCGGTAAGGCTGAGCCATGCTGCGATCGATACAAACAAGGCGAAGCGGATGCGGACGATACGGGTGATCGAGTGATGCAACCAGGATGGCAGACAGGAAAGGGACAGGCAGGCAAGCGAGACGAAGCGGCAAGACAAGGCGTTCAATGGCATGAGCGGTCGTCCTTTGTTATTGCTTGTCGGCGGCTCGTCGGCAGCGAACTTCGTATGCATTGCTTTGCATTGCACTTCGCTGCACGCGTCCGCAACGTATTTCATGCCGCGGCGCAATCGCGTGCAGTGGATCGATGCAGCGAACGGACGCGGATCGCGATCAAGTCATTGTAAAAGGCGACTTACAAAGCGCAAGCCGCAAGCGCGCATGCAATGAAACGGCGGCACTCCATTGCATCTCGACGCGCCCATTCAACCGGTCGCCGTCTCCCAGATCAACGCGCCATTCAGTGCAATGATGCCCGCCGCGCATACCCACGCGAGCGCGAGCGGCACGCCGCGCACGCGCCAGCCGTGCATCAGCTTGCGGTCCGATCCAAAGCGGATCAAGGGCACGACGGCGAGCGGCAGTTGCAGGCTCAGCACGACCTGGCTCGCAACCAGCAACTGCGCCGAGCCGTGCGGCCCGAACAGGCCGACGGCGACGAGCGCCGGGCCGATCGCCAGAGCGCGCGTGAGCAGCGCGCGTTGCCAGCGCGGCAGCCGGATCTGCAGGAAGCCTTCCATCACCGCCTGACCCGCGAGCGTGCCAGTCACGGTCGCGCTCAAGCCACACGCGAGTAACGCAGCCGCGAACAGGATAGCCGCCCAGTGCGAACCGACGATGGGCGCGATCAGCCGATGCGCATCGGCGAGATCGGTGACGGTGCGGTGCCCGCTCGCGTAGAAGACGGCCGCCGACACGACGAGCAGCGCCGCATTGATCACGAAAGCCAATGAAAGCGCGCTGAAGGTGCCGAAGTTGACGCCGCGCAACGCATCGGCGATGTCGGCGTCACTGGTGGAGTGCGCATGCGTTTTGACGAGCGCCGAATGCAGATACAGGTTGTGTGGCATCACCGTCGCGCCCAGAATGCCTGCCGCGAGCCACACCATGCCGGCGTTGCGCAGCAGTTCGGCGCTGGGTGCCGCGCCCGTCAGCGCGGCTCGCCAGTCGGGCCGCGCGAGCACCAGCTCGATCACGAAGCACAGGCCGACGAACAGGATGAGCGCGACCACCACCGTCTCCAGCGTGCGCTGCCCATGCCGCTGCAAGGCGAGCATCGCGAAGGTGCCGACGGCCGACATCAGCACACCCGCCGTCAGCGACACGCCGAACAGCAGCTGCAGCGCGACCGCGCTGCCGACCACCTCGGCGACATCGCACGCGATGATCGCGATCTCGCTCGTCACCCACAGGAACAGCGTCATGCGCCGGCCGGTGCGCTCGCGGCACAACTGCGCGAGATCGCGTCCCGTCACCACGCCGAGGCGCGACGACACCCACTGCAGCAGCATCGCCATCAGGCTCGACAGGATCACGACGCTCAGCAGCGTGTAGCCGTAGCTCGCGCCGCCCGCGAGCGCCGTCGCCCAGTTGCCGGGGTCCATATAGCCGATCGCG includes these proteins:
- a CDS encoding Nramp family divalent metal transporter codes for the protein MNTNPFALDPSRRRHRPGSKPPRPGTWLPFVGSGALVAIGYMDPGNWATALAGGASYGYTLLSVVILSSLMAMLLQWVSSRLGVVTGRDLAQLCRERTGRRMTLFLWVTSEIAIIACDVAEVVGSAVALQLLFGVSLTAGVLMSAVGTFAMLALQRHGQRTLETVVVALILFVGLCFVIELVLARPDWRAALTGAAPSAELLRNAGMVWLAAGILGATVMPHNLYLHSALVKTHAHSTSDADIADALRGVNFGTFSALSLAFVINAALLVVSAAVFYASGHRTVTDLADAHRLIAPIVGSHWAAILFAAALLACGLSATVTGTLAGQAVMEGFLQIRLPRWQRALLTRALAIGPALVAVGLFGPHGSAQLLVASQVVLSLQLPLAVVPLIRFGSDRKLMHGWRVRGVPLALAWVCAAGIIALNGALIWETATG